A single genomic interval of Pyrus communis chromosome 5, drPyrComm1.1, whole genome shotgun sequence harbors:
- the LOC137733779 gene encoding BAG family molecular chaperone regulator 7-like produces MSWLRRIELVKPYDCPPPPPLLLQETSIFAAPKTLPFPFPSFFEDVEEDCELGYALELLSPIPIKMPSLLSYRMIQRVERLGGELFLQSLSDRVSELESRFDRLAKVKSGGDRKYTLTAEIKGPEKHGLERKYKWTTEIKGGKLKKKETEEKTEKKYRWTAEIEGKGEISRKYSFTASNGGDSDSSDAKEKKEKKKTKVKKGKKEESDTRLVEIEELVDHGAVVLRQAFAKRAGGSGNAKGKRKELSPQDAAMMIQMTFRAYLIRRSQALRALRDLAVAKSKLKELRALFNNFSYRRCVAHDAAERQRFTERIIVLLLTVDAIEGADVMVRSAKRSMVDELEAMLEVVDPQPAGAGKSPSMRRRTFDMPDGVIQREIAEGVAQVVQMLEREESSSNKL; encoded by the exons ATGAGCTGGCTCAGGAGGATCGAGCTCGTCAAGCCTTACGACTGCCCCCCGCCGCCGccgcttcttctccaagagacCTCCATTTTCGCCGCTCCCAAAACCCtacctttccctttcccttcgTTTTTCGAAGATGTTGAGGAGGATTGCGAGCTCGGTTACGCGCTGGAGCTGTTGAGTCCGATACCAATCAAAATGCCGTCGCTTCTTTCGTACCGGATGATTCAGCGAGTCGAGAGGCTCGGGGGTGAGTTGTTCCTGCAGAGCCTGAGCGACCGAGTCAGTGAGCTGGAGTCGCGGTTCGATCGGCTGGCGAAGGTGAAATCGGGCGGGGATCGGAAGTACACTCTGACGGCGGAGATCAAGGGGCCGGAGAAGCACGGGCTTGAGCGGAAGTACAAGTGGACGACGGAGATCAAGGGAGGAAAGCTTAAGAAGAAGGAGACCGAGGAGAAAACCGAGAAGAAGTACAGATGGACGGCTGAGATTGAGGGGAAGGGAGAGATCTCGCGGAAGTACTCGTTCACGGCGTCGAATGGCGGTGATAGTGACAGTAGCGATgcgaaggagaagaaggagaagaagaagacgaaggtCAAGAAgggaaagaaggaagagagtGACACGCGTCTGGTGGAGATTGAAGAGCTTGTTGATCATGGGGCTGTCGTTCTTAGACAG GCTTTTGCAAAGAGAGCTGGAGGCAGTGGAAATGCGAAGGGCAAGAGGAAGGAGTTGTCTCCTCAAGATGCAGCAATGATGATACAGATGACTTTCAGAGCTTATCTGATCCGCAGATCACAGGCTCTTAGGGCCCTTCGCGATCTCGCTGTTGCCAAGTCCAAGTTGAAGGAGCTCAGAGCATTGTTCAATAACTTCTCTTACCGCCGCTGTGTTGCCCATGATGCAGCAGAGCGTCAGAGGTTCACTGAAAGAATCATCGTCCTGCTTCTCACTGTTGATGCCATTGAG GGTGCTGATGTAATGGTGCGCTCAGCAAAGAGATCGATGGTGGATGAACTTGAAGCGATGCTTGAGGTGGTTGACCCCCAGCCTGCTGGTGCTGGAAAATCACCTTCCATGAGGCGGAGGACCTTTGATATGCCGGATGGTGTCATTCAGAGGGAAATCGCTGAAGGTGTGGCACAAGTTGTCCAAATGCTTGAACGTGAAGAGAGCAGTTCTAATAAACTTTGA
- the LOC137734502 gene encoding NDR1/HIN1-like protein 3, giving the protein MSETESPDIKNTGGGVLLFLFLLFAAMFALVMSRRHSESYKVPEFSIGGAYLKQFNCTKVNHTISYNLTLNITLSNPNKIIYFELSDIHVTARYQNNRFGPVTLMNSSTTLFLQGPKNTTIFQNVVVQGHGKTLLFDRQPMNADQIYNIGVEIAFREKVGRMCGEVICNLKLPLMGFNGTSWDRYNTTKCSEV; this is encoded by the coding sequence ATGTCTGAAACTGAAAGCCCAGACATCAAGAATACCGGGGGTGGCGTGCTGCTATTTCTGTTCTTGTTGTTTGCTGCTATGTTTGCTCTTGTAATGAGCAGAAGGCATTCGGAGTCGTACAAAGTCCCTGAATTCTCCATCGGCGGCGCTTACCTTAAACAATTCAATTGCACCAAAGTCAACCATACTATCTCCTACAACCTCACCCTCAACATAACCCTCTCAAACCCTAACAAAATAATCTACTTTGAGTTGAGTGACATCCACGTCACTGCACGCTATCAAAATAATAGGTTTGGTCCTGTTACTCTGATGAATAGTTCGACGACACTGTTTCTCCAAGGCCCTAAGAACACAACGATTTTTCAGAATGTAGTTGTTCAAGGGCACGGTAAGACTCTGTTGTTTGATCGGCAACCTATGAATGCTGACCAAATTTACAATATAGGCGTCGAGATTGCTTTCCGAGAAAAGGTTGGTAGAATGTGTGGCGAGGTCATCTGCAATCTAAAGCTTCCTTTGATGGGTTTTAATGGGACATCTTGGGATAGGTACAACACTACAAAGTGCTCGgaagtttaa